The Citrifermentans bemidjiense Bem genome window below encodes:
- a CDS encoding PAS domain-containing sensor histidine kinase, translating to MPRFTLFKKILVITLLLSLLPLFVSSAILLMNLQSISTKLTDEISRSDDRQATQSLQMKARDLAENIRDFLHQCESDLLFLSRSRLDRSTLLDFYQTRLSEVWQRGASATATQGTHEFRPIYRSIAIIDRNGMEQSAIRNGQLVPKEQLRNVADPANTEFKSEEYFRRVRALKPGEIYVSHLTGFHVSKQEQLAGAKDPESAYDGKGYQGGIRFGSPIYDSKGKFSGMVLLTLDHQHLMEFTQHIDPGKGFGTLFPSYQSGNYAFLFDDEGWIITHPKYWDIRGVDQTGRLVPPYTADSKQDDVDSGRIPFNLDHAGFIHKSYPTVSAAVRNRQEGFVDITNVGGAKKIMAYAPIFYDTGDYARHGVFGGVTIGFQVDQFHEASHKGSRLIDRQLGEHRRTSALIILATALVSALSAWLLSRGISIPLRQLTESAGKLAAGDSHVRVAVNSSDEIGVLANTFNYMADELDLRKQSILSTLDELRKSRLEILDERNFKESVLESISSGIVTFSPQGRLTSINRTGRLFLGEGLAAETHYTEVFKGWGVLNERISQVLSKQSGYGRETFRFDHGPGKTHFDVGFFPIGADAEQGLTVTLRNETQRENLQEEMMRLDRLASLGKLSAGIAHEVRNPLTGISLLLDDLHDQASSGPEDRDLIKKALAEIERVEKLINALLNYSSPVRADFRECDLNRLVCDTVLLMRRQCERQKVQLNLTEGEVPPLRLDPEKIKQAVLNIIKNAQEALPEGGRIEVVTSVQDGYAVIGIGDDGPGIASHDLPLIFEPFFTRKGAGTGLGLSITQRIVEEHHGKVRVETAPGGGTRFTIELPL from the coding sequence TTGCCACGCTTCACGCTTTTCAAAAAGATCCTGGTCATCACGCTGCTGCTCTCCCTGCTGCCGCTGTTCGTCTCCTCCGCCATCCTCCTGATGAACCTGCAGTCGATCAGCACCAAGTTGACCGACGAGATCTCCCGTTCGGACGACCGGCAGGCGACCCAGTCGCTGCAGATGAAGGCGCGGGACCTGGCCGAAAACATACGCGATTTCCTGCACCAGTGCGAAAGCGACCTGCTCTTTCTTTCGCGCTCCCGCCTGGACCGCTCGACGCTGCTCGACTTCTACCAGACCCGCTTAAGCGAGGTGTGGCAGCGCGGAGCAAGCGCCACCGCGACCCAGGGAACCCACGAGTTCCGCCCCATATACCGCTCCATAGCCATCATCGACCGCAACGGTATGGAACAATCGGCGATCCGAAACGGCCAGTTGGTCCCCAAGGAGCAACTGCGCAACGTGGCGGACCCCGCCAACACCGAGTTCAAGAGCGAGGAGTACTTCCGGCGCGTGCGGGCACTAAAGCCCGGCGAGATCTACGTCTCGCACCTCACCGGTTTTCACGTCTCCAAGCAGGAGCAACTGGCCGGGGCCAAGGACCCGGAAAGCGCCTACGACGGTAAAGGCTACCAGGGGGGCATCCGGTTCGGCTCGCCCATCTACGACTCCAAAGGGAAGTTCTCCGGCATGGTGCTGCTGACCTTGGACCATCAGCACCTCATGGAATTCACCCAGCACATCGACCCGGGCAAGGGTTTCGGCACCCTCTTCCCCTCCTACCAAAGCGGCAACTACGCCTTTCTCTTCGACGACGAGGGGTGGATCATCACCCATCCCAAGTATTGGGACATCCGGGGGGTGGACCAGACGGGCAGACTTGTCCCGCCTTACACGGCGGATTCGAAACAGGACGACGTCGACAGCGGCCGCATCCCCTTCAACCTAGACCACGCCGGCTTCATCCACAAAAGCTACCCCACGGTCTCCGCCGCGGTCCGCAACCGCCAGGAAGGGTTCGTCGACATCACCAACGTCGGGGGCGCCAAGAAGATCATGGCCTACGCCCCCATCTTCTACGACACCGGGGACTACGCGAGGCACGGCGTCTTCGGCGGTGTGACCATCGGGTTCCAGGTGGACCAGTTTCACGAAGCGTCCCACAAGGGGAGCCGACTGATCGATAGGCAACTGGGCGAACACCGCCGAACCAGCGCCCTCATCATCCTGGCCACCGCCCTGGTCTCGGCGCTCTCTGCCTGGCTCTTGTCCCGCGGCATCAGCATCCCGCTTCGGCAGCTAACCGAAAGCGCCGGTAAGCTTGCCGCCGGCGACAGCCACGTCAGGGTGGCGGTGAATTCCAGCGACGAAATAGGTGTCCTCGCCAATACCTTCAACTATATGGCGGACGAATTGGACTTGAGGAAGCAGAGCATACTCTCCACGCTCGACGAACTGCGCAAGTCGCGGCTGGAAATCCTCGACGAGCGCAACTTCAAGGAGAGCGTGCTGGAAAGTATCTCCAGCGGCATCGTCACCTTCTCCCCACAGGGGCGCCTCACCTCGATCAACCGAACCGGCCGCCTGTTCCTCGGAGAGGGGCTCGCAGCAGAGACGCATTACACCGAGGTCTTCAAGGGGTGGGGCGTCCTGAACGAGCGGATCTCGCAGGTCCTTTCGAAACAGTCGGGGTACGGGCGCGAGACCTTCCGCTTCGATCACGGCCCCGGCAAGACCCATTTCGACGTGGGGTTCTTCCCCATCGGCGCCGACGCGGAGCAGGGGCTCACCGTAACGCTGAGAAACGAGACGCAGCGGGAGAACCTGCAAGAGGAGATGATGCGCCTGGACCGCCTCGCCTCGCTGGGAAAACTTTCCGCAGGCATCGCCCACGAGGTAAGAAACCCGCTCACTGGCATCTCGTTGCTTTTGGACGATCTGCACGACCAGGCAAGCTCCGGCCCGGAGGACCGGGACCTGATCAAGAAGGCCCTGGCGGAAATCGAGCGGGTGGAAAAACTGATCAACGCGCTTTTGAACTACTCCTCGCCGGTACGCGCCGACTTCAGGGAATGTGACCTGAACCGCCTGGTCTGCGACACGGTCCTTTTGATGCGGCGCCAGTGCGAGCGGCAGAAGGTGCAGTTGAACCTGACCGAGGGAGAAGTCCCCCCGCTGCGGCTGGACCCGGAAAAGATAAAGCAGGCCGTGCTCAACATCATCAAGAACGCCCAGGAAGCGCTCCCTGAAGGAGGGCGGATCGAGGTAGTCACCTCGGTCCAGGACGGGTACGCGGTGATCGGCATCGGCGACGACGGACCAGGCATCGCCTCTCACGACCTGCCGCTCATATTCGAGCCTTTCTTCACCAGAAAAGGGGCCGGCACCGGCCTCGGACTCTCCATTACCCAGAGGATAGTCGAGGAACATCATGGGAAGGTCCGCGTGGAAACCGCACCGGGAGGAGGGACCAGGTTCACCATCGAACTTCCTTTATAG
- a CDS encoding sigma-54-dependent transcriptional regulator, whose translation MEKILIIDDEAFICENVQRILSGEGFLVCAAGSGKEARDIVAGEEIDLALLDLNLGSEDGIEVLKSLKETDPELLVIIITGYGSVESAVESLQLGAFHYMKKPFKADALRLIVKLALKTQTLKREVRKLKRNDSPLPGRSPIIGKSEAFQEMAAQVREIARIPSTVLITGESGTGKEVVARAIHDLSDRKEQAFIAINCASIPAPLLESELFGHEKGAFTGASGRKKGLFEEAHHGTIFLDEIGEMDMAMQVKLLRVLQERTIRRVGAVKDIEIDARVIAATNRNLAKRIEEKSFREDLFYRLNVFPINIPPLRERPADIAALAVYFLDSFSRSFGRDFRDVSPEAEQLMAQYAWPGNVRELRNVIERICIMRSGPTLLPEHLPQEIRSTVAPPPLPAELPISIAADLGLEEAVSAIEKSLIQQALQKTGWNVLQTAANLKIPRGTLRYKMEKYGLIQ comes from the coding sequence ATGGAAAAGATACTGATAATAGACGACGAGGCCTTCATCTGCGAGAACGTGCAGCGCATCCTTTCCGGCGAAGGGTTCCTGGTCTGCGCCGCCGGGTCCGGAAAAGAGGCGCGCGACATCGTGGCCGGCGAAGAGATCGACCTGGCCCTGCTCGACCTGAACCTCGGCTCCGAGGACGGCATCGAGGTCCTCAAATCGCTCAAGGAGACGGACCCGGAACTGCTGGTGATCATCATCACCGGGTACGGCTCGGTCGAGAGCGCCGTCGAGTCCCTGCAACTGGGCGCCTTCCACTACATGAAGAAGCCCTTCAAGGCAGACGCGCTCAGGCTGATCGTCAAGCTCGCCCTGAAGACGCAGACCTTGAAGCGCGAGGTCCGCAAGCTAAAGCGCAACGACTCCCCACTCCCCGGGCGCTCCCCCATCATCGGCAAGAGCGAGGCATTTCAGGAGATGGCGGCCCAGGTGCGTGAGATCGCCCGCATCCCCTCCACCGTGCTCATCACCGGCGAATCAGGTACCGGCAAAGAGGTGGTAGCCCGCGCCATCCATGACCTCTCCGACCGCAAGGAACAAGCTTTCATTGCCATCAACTGCGCCTCCATCCCGGCCCCTCTCTTGGAGAGCGAGCTCTTCGGGCACGAGAAGGGGGCCTTCACCGGCGCCAGCGGACGTAAGAAGGGGCTCTTCGAGGAGGCGCACCACGGCACCATCTTCCTGGACGAAATCGGGGAGATGGACATGGCGATGCAGGTGAAGCTTTTGCGCGTGCTGCAGGAGAGGACCATCAGGCGAGTGGGCGCCGTCAAGGACATCGAGATAGACGCGCGGGTCATAGCCGCCACCAACCGCAACCTCGCCAAGCGGATCGAGGAGAAGAGTTTCCGCGAAGACCTCTTCTACCGCCTCAACGTGTTTCCCATCAACATACCTCCGCTTAGGGAGCGCCCCGCAGACATAGCCGCCCTCGCCGTCTACTTCCTGGACAGCTTCAGCCGCTCCTTCGGCCGCGACTTCCGCGACGTCTCACCCGAGGCGGAGCAACTGATGGCGCAGTACGCCTGGCCCGGCAACGTCAGGGAGTTGAGGAACGTGATAGAACGGATCTGCATCATGCGCAGCGGCCCAACCCTGCTCCCGGAACATCTGCCGCAGGAGATCAGGAGCACCGTGGCTCCCCCCCCCTTGCCGGCAGAGCTCCCCATCAGCATCGCTGCCGATCTCGGGCTCGAAGAGGCGGTGAGCGCCATCGAGAAATCGCTCATCCAGCAGGCCCTCCAGAAGACGGGGTGGAACGTGCTGCAGACGGCGGCCAACCTGAAGATCCCCCGTGGCACCCTGCGCTACAAGATGGAGAAGTACGGCCTGATTCAATAG
- a CDS encoding TRAP transporter substrate-binding protein — protein MSLKACLKALAMAAALALPLNAVAAPAPIVIKFSHVVAQNTPKGQAADYFKKIAEERTKGRVKVEVYPNSQLYKDKEEMEALQLGAVQMLAPSLAKFAPLGVREFEVFDLPFIFDNYQELHKVTQGPVGAKLLKKLEPKGIIGLAYWDNGFKVMSANKPLRSVADFKGQKMRIQSSKVLDSQMRAMGAIPQVMAFSEVYQALQTGVVNGTENPPSNLYTQKMHEVQKYVTLSDHGYLGYAVIVNKKFWEGLPADIRTTLTACMKDATKFANDVAKKDNDEALAGVKKSGRSQLIALTPQERAAWKKAMDKAHKENTSRIGADIVKEVYAATGYTAN, from the coding sequence ATGAGTCTCAAAGCATGTCTGAAAGCATTGGCCATGGCAGCAGCGCTCGCCCTACCGCTGAACGCCGTCGCTGCGCCCGCGCCGATCGTGATCAAGTTCAGCCACGTCGTCGCACAGAACACCCCGAAAGGTCAGGCCGCCGACTACTTCAAGAAAATTGCCGAAGAACGCACCAAGGGAAGGGTCAAGGTGGAGGTCTACCCGAACAGCCAGCTCTACAAGGACAAGGAAGAGATGGAAGCGCTGCAGCTTGGCGCCGTGCAGATGCTGGCGCCGTCTCTGGCCAAGTTCGCACCGCTGGGCGTCAGGGAGTTCGAGGTGTTCGACCTCCCCTTCATCTTCGACAACTATCAGGAGCTGCACAAGGTAACCCAGGGGCCGGTTGGCGCCAAACTCCTCAAGAAGCTCGAACCGAAGGGGATCATCGGCCTCGCCTACTGGGACAATGGCTTCAAGGTGATGAGCGCCAACAAGCCGCTCAGGAGCGTTGCCGACTTTAAGGGGCAGAAGATGCGCATTCAGTCCTCCAAGGTGCTCGATTCCCAGATGAGAGCCATGGGCGCCATCCCGCAGGTCATGGCCTTCTCCGAGGTGTACCAGGCACTGCAGACCGGCGTCGTTAACGGCACCGAAAACCCGCCGTCCAACCTCTACACCCAGAAGATGCACGAGGTGCAGAAGTACGTCACCCTCTCCGACCACGGCTACCTCGGTTATGCCGTCATCGTCAACAAGAAGTTCTGGGAAGGGCTGCCGGCAGATATCCGCACCACCCTCACCGCCTGCATGAAGGACGCAACGAAATTCGCCAACGACGTCGCCAAGAAGGACAATGACGAAGCTCTCGCCGGGGTGAAAAAATCCGGGCGCTCGCAGCTGATCGCCCTGACCCCGCAGGAGCGCGCCGCCTGGAAAAAGGCGATGGACAAGGCGCACAAGGAGAACACCAGCCGCATCGGTGCCGACATCGTAAAAGAGGTCTATGCTGCAACCGGCTACACAGCCAACTAA
- a CDS encoding TRAP transporter small permease has protein sequence MMKYLDHLEEAIITFLIGAATLVIFLSILHRYAAGLPIPGLQDWLIDIRFSWAQELCIYMFVWMAKFGAAYGVRSGIHVGVDVLVNRLPAEWRTKGVLLSILCGVIFTGIIGTLGATFVWENGLHYALFHKLGIPTGDVPEGPITPDLEWPTWFIYSAVPLGSYLMCFRFLQVGWRFLKTGELPHSHDESHVEGLEEEAIEHSPLTQSKPDLAAGGTAK, from the coding sequence ATGATGAAATATCTTGATCACCTAGAGGAGGCTATCATCACCTTCCTTATTGGTGCGGCCACCCTGGTCATTTTTCTTTCGATTCTACATCGTTATGCGGCGGGGCTTCCTATCCCGGGGCTCCAGGACTGGCTGATCGACATCCGGTTCAGCTGGGCTCAAGAGCTTTGCATTTATATGTTCGTCTGGATGGCTAAGTTCGGGGCCGCCTACGGCGTGCGTTCCGGCATCCATGTGGGGGTGGACGTTCTGGTGAACAGGCTCCCGGCGGAGTGGCGCACGAAAGGCGTCTTGCTGTCTATTCTCTGCGGCGTCATCTTTACCGGCATCATCGGCACCCTCGGGGCCACCTTCGTCTGGGAGAACGGTCTTCACTACGCTCTCTTCCATAAGCTGGGCATCCCCACGGGAGATGTTCCGGAAGGGCCCATCACGCCGGACCTCGAGTGGCCCACCTGGTTCATTTATTCCGCGGTTCCTCTGGGCTCCTATCTGATGTGCTTCAGGTTCCTGCAGGTCGGTTGGCGCTTCCTCAAGACAGGAGAGCTGCCGCACAGCCACGATGAATCGCACGTAGAGGGCCTTGAGGAAGAAGCCATCGAGCATTCCCCGCTTACCCAGAGCAAACCCGATCTTGCCGCCGGAGGTACCGCAAAATGA
- a CDS encoding TRAP transporter large permease: MSMENIATLPLMSKPKAAGWLIGIAAALLAVGFIYGNVGIVFALLLALMLTGVPVSIALGLTVLTFLYLLTNVPIEAVALKLFTGIEKFEIMAIPFFILAGNFLTHGGVARKMIDFATSMIGHLHGGLALAGILACAMFALVCGSSVATVVAIGSIILPAMVRHGYPMRFGAGVIVCAGSLGILMLPSIPKVIYAISTNTSIGALFVAGLFPGILLTIMLCVVTWYVAKKRNYPRLPKATWAERLVAFRKSVWGLMLVVIIIGGIYSGVFTATEAAAMSAVYAFFISVFIYKDMGMKDVPRVLLKSANLSAMLLYIITNAVLFSFLMSHENIPQAMADWILGKDLGVVAFLIFVNLVLLLAGNVMEPSSIILIFAPILFPAAMKLGIDPVHFGILIDANMEVGLCHPPVGLNLYVASGISRLSISELTMAVMPWLMTMIVFLIIVTYWPSLSIWLPKVLGMM, encoded by the coding sequence ATGAGTATGGAGAACATCGCAACCTTACCTCTTATGAGCAAGCCCAAGGCCGCCGGGTGGCTGATCGGGATTGCCGCGGCGCTACTCGCCGTCGGGTTCATCTACGGCAACGTCGGCATCGTCTTTGCGCTTCTTTTGGCGCTGATGCTGACCGGGGTGCCGGTCTCCATCGCGCTCGGCCTCACCGTTTTGACCTTCCTCTACCTTTTGACCAACGTACCGATCGAGGCGGTCGCGCTCAAGCTGTTTACCGGGATCGAGAAGTTCGAGATCATGGCCATACCCTTCTTCATCCTTGCTGGCAACTTCCTGACCCATGGCGGGGTGGCGCGCAAGATGATCGACTTCGCCACCAGCATGATCGGGCACCTGCACGGAGGACTCGCCCTGGCAGGTATCCTCGCCTGCGCCATGTTCGCCCTTGTCTGCGGGTCGAGCGTTGCCACAGTGGTCGCCATCGGCTCCATCATCCTGCCGGCGATGGTGCGGCACGGCTACCCCATGCGCTTCGGAGCCGGGGTCATCGTCTGCGCTGGATCTCTGGGCATCCTCATGCTGCCGTCTATTCCGAAGGTCATCTACGCCATCTCGACCAACACCTCTATCGGCGCCCTGTTCGTGGCAGGTCTGTTCCCGGGAATTCTGCTCACCATCATGCTCTGCGTGGTGACTTGGTACGTGGCGAAGAAGCGCAACTACCCGCGCCTTCCCAAGGCGACCTGGGCGGAGCGTCTGGTCGCTTTCCGGAAGAGCGTCTGGGGGCTGATGCTGGTGGTCATCATCATCGGCGGCATCTACTCCGGCGTCTTTACTGCAACTGAAGCGGCTGCGATGTCGGCGGTCTACGCTTTCTTCATCTCGGTCTTCATCTACAAGGACATGGGGATGAAGGACGTGCCGCGCGTCCTGCTCAAGTCCGCCAACCTGAGCGCCATGCTGCTGTACATCATCACCAACGCGGTGCTGTTCTCGTTCCTGATGTCCCATGAGAATATTCCCCAAGCGATGGCCGATTGGATCCTCGGGAAGGACCTGGGCGTGGTCGCCTTCCTTATCTTCGTGAACCTTGTGCTTTTGCTGGCCGGCAACGTCATGGAGCCGTCGTCGATCATCCTCATCTTCGCACCGATCCTCTTCCCGGCTGCGATGAAACTTGGCATCGACCCGGTGCACTTCGGCATCCTGATCGACGCCAATATGGAGGTCGGCCTCTGCCATCCGCCGGTAGGCCTCAACCTGTACGTCGCCAGCGGCATCTCGAGGTTGAGTATCAGTGAGTTGACCATGGCGGTAATGCCATGGCTCATGACGATGATCGTCTTCCTGATCATCGTCACCTATTGGCCGTCGCTGTCCATCTGGCTGCCGAAGGTTCTGGGGATGATGTAA
- a CDS encoding YcbK family protein, whose product MKDTMLCRRMFLKSSAFFAATLLGAKSTFAKIVDGNEAGALAEGKLSLYNLNLNERLTVTYRNAMGEYCQEALQALNWLFRCHYTNEMTKMDLRVIEYLNRLDNTLGGNNEIHIISGYRSPAYNAMLRSKSKGVAKDSLHMKGRAIDLAIPSFGLDQIRRSALTLAAGGVGYYPQPGFVHIDSGNFRTWG is encoded by the coding sequence TTGAAAGATACAATGCTGTGCCGCAGGATGTTTCTGAAGTCGTCGGCTTTTTTCGCCGCTACTCTCTTGGGTGCTAAATCCACCTTTGCCAAAATTGTCGACGGGAACGAAGCGGGCGCTCTTGCTGAAGGGAAGCTTTCCCTGTACAACCTCAACCTCAACGAGCGTCTCACCGTCACCTACAGAAACGCCATGGGGGAATACTGCCAGGAGGCGCTGCAGGCGCTCAACTGGCTCTTTCGCTGCCATTACACGAACGAAATGACCAAGATGGACCTAAGGGTGATCGAGTACCTGAACCGGCTCGACAACACGCTCGGCGGGAACAACGAGATCCATATCATCTCCGGTTACCGCTCCCCCGCCTACAATGCGATGCTGCGCAGCAAATCCAAAGGCGTGGCGAAGGACAGCCTGCATATGAAAGGGAGGGCGATCGACCTTGCCATACCGAGCTTCGGGCTGGACCAGATCCGCCGCTCCGCCCTGACCCTCGCCGCCGGCGGGGTCGGCTACTACCCCCAACCGGGATTTGTCCACATCGACTCCGGCAACTTCAGAACCTGGGGCTGA
- a CDS encoding helix-turn-helix domain-containing protein — protein sequence MTIEEAFGIVIRRLRRERNLSQEKLSTASCLDRKFISNLEGGKQQPSLVSVFALAGALNSTASSLLYEAEFILRINTPEKLRNDGGYGKIDWISSMEIMMNNGHTSYQGSETILVVDDEKQLRDMLSDFLASYGYTVILAEDGQDALEKYKQNHNDIHLVVMDVVMPRKDGLTCFRQIKELHPEAKVLFMSGYRPDHLQAKENFKMIQKPFSPVEMIMAIRQVLGDGTPSSDS from the coding sequence GTGACCATTGAAGAGGCGTTTGGAATAGTTATTAGAAGACTGAGAAGAGAGCGTAACCTGTCTCAGGAAAAGCTTTCCACAGCCAGCTGCCTGGACCGCAAATTCATCTCGAACCTTGAGGGCGGCAAACAACAGCCTAGCCTTGTATCTGTTTTCGCTCTCGCGGGTGCGCTGAATTCCACTGCGTCGAGTCTTCTTTACGAAGCGGAGTTTATCCTCAGGATAAACACGCCTGAAAAGCTGAGGAACGACGGCGGTTACGGCAAGATCGACTGGATCAGCAGCATGGAGATTATGATGAACAACGGGCATACTAGCTACCAGGGTAGTGAAACTATCCTCGTTGTAGATGACGAAAAGCAGCTCAGGGACATGCTTTCCGACTTCCTCGCCAGCTACGGCTATACGGTCATCCTCGCGGAAGACGGGCAGGATGCCTTGGAGAAGTACAAGCAGAACCACAACGACATTCATCTTGTGGTGATGGATGTGGTCATGCCGCGCAAGGACGGACTCACCTGTTTCAGACAGATAAAAGAGTTGCACCCTGAAGCGAAGGTCCTCTTTATGAGCGGGTACCGCCCGGACCATCTGCAGGCCAAGGAAAATTTCAAGATGATCCAGAAACCCTTTTCTCCGGTTGAGATGATAATGGCGATCAGGCAGGTACTTGGAGACGGGACTCCCTCGTCTGACTCCTGA
- a CDS encoding PQQ-dependent sugar dehydrogenase, with protein MRKLVLNVAAACALAAVFASVACSRENGPSTQATGFPTSITLTPVAKGLKQPTAIANAGDGTNRLFILEQRGTVRILRNGVLGSEPFLDIRRQVRSGGEQGLLGIAFPKQFRSAKTFYVNYTNRVGVGNTVVASFKVSTDPDHADNASKREILGIVQPYANHNGGELAFGPDGFLYIGTGDGGSAGDPHGNGQKRNTLLGKLLRIEVGTGAAPYAIPKGNPFGNEIWAYGLRNPWRFSFDHVSGDLYIGDVGQNEVEEIDYLATGTGKGANFGWNVMEGSRCFKKEKCDKAGMVPPVAEYYHGKGDCSVTGGYVYRGKLEQLKGIYLYGDFCSGRIWGLRQSGGRWVSRLLLETPYRISTFGEDEQGEIYVADYGEGTIYRIGIP; from the coding sequence ATGCGGAAACTCGTCCTAAATGTGGCTGCGGCCTGCGCCTTGGCAGCCGTCTTTGCGTCCGTCGCCTGCAGCAGGGAGAACGGGCCATCAACGCAGGCAACGGGGTTCCCGACCAGCATCACCCTGACGCCGGTTGCCAAGGGGCTGAAGCAGCCGACAGCCATCGCCAACGCTGGGGACGGGACCAACAGGCTGTTCATCCTGGAACAACGAGGGACGGTGCGGATACTGCGCAACGGCGTTCTCGGCAGCGAGCCTTTCCTCGACATTCGGCGGCAGGTAAGGTCAGGCGGGGAACAGGGGCTGCTGGGGATCGCCTTCCCCAAGCAGTTCCGCTCCGCCAAAACCTTCTACGTGAACTACACCAACAGGGTCGGCGTAGGGAACACGGTGGTAGCGAGTTTCAAAGTAAGCACAGACCCCGACCATGCAGATAACGCCTCGAAAAGAGAGATACTTGGCATCGTCCAACCCTATGCCAACCACAACGGGGGGGAGCTGGCCTTCGGGCCCGACGGTTTTTTGTACATAGGGACCGGCGATGGGGGGAGCGCGGGGGACCCGCACGGAAACGGGCAGAAGCGTAACACGCTGCTGGGGAAGTTGCTGAGGATAGAGGTAGGAACGGGCGCAGCCCCCTATGCCATCCCCAAGGGCAACCCCTTCGGCAACGAGATATGGGCCTACGGGCTGCGCAACCCCTGGCGCTTCTCCTTCGACCACGTGAGCGGGGACCTGTACATTGGCGATGTAGGTCAGAACGAGGTGGAGGAAATCGATTACTTGGCGACAGGCACCGGTAAGGGAGCGAACTTCGGTTGGAACGTCATGGAGGGGAGTCGCTGCTTCAAGAAGGAGAAGTGCGACAAGGCCGGCATGGTCCCGCCGGTTGCTGAATACTACCACGGCAAAGGAGACTGTTCTGTGACCGGCGGATATGTCTACCGAGGGAAGCTGGAGCAGCTAAAGGGCATCTATCTTTACGGAGACTTCTGCAGCGGACGGATCTGGGGGCTGCGCCAAAGCGGCGGTAGATGGGTGAGCCGGCTCCTTCTTGAGACTCCATACCGGATTTCGACGTTCGGTGAGGATGAACAAGGTGAGATTTATGTAGCCGACTACGGCGAAGGCACAATCTATCGCATAGGCATCCCATAA
- a CDS encoding DUF2459 domain-containing protein, with translation MKKTQFAHTGMSPWERLLLREGRALLVVFLVLMSCLTGCASDNKWKYMPASKAEERSIYVVTHGWHTGIVLSKENLGPELGFVQHYVNPGQFYEFGWGEAEFYQAKKITASIFLKAVFWRNPSVMHVVSLPTPPATFYNCKGVIQLNLSETGLQHLKKELRASFTFDRNNSPYPLQGRPTGENRFFKAEDYYLITNTCNRWTAKMLKSGGVPMDTVFTLRAASVIRQVNAAKKEYLKLRTFTEETGGSWVMADGLGGLP, from the coding sequence ATGAAAAAAACACAATTCGCACATACAGGGATGTCGCCCTGGGAGCGCCTGCTGCTGAGAGAAGGGCGGGCGCTGCTGGTTGTTTTCCTCGTGCTGATGTCGTGCCTGACGGGATGTGCCTCGGACAATAAATGGAAATATATGCCTGCCTCAAAGGCCGAGGAGCGGTCGATTTACGTGGTAACCCACGGATGGCACACCGGCATCGTGTTGTCGAAGGAAAATCTGGGACCGGAACTTGGTTTTGTCCAACACTATGTCAACCCCGGCCAGTTCTACGAGTTCGGCTGGGGTGAGGCGGAATTCTACCAAGCGAAAAAAATCACCGCCTCCATCTTCTTGAAGGCTGTCTTTTGGAGAAACCCGAGCGTGATGCATGTCGTTTCCCTTCCGACACCTCCAGCAACGTTCTACAACTGTAAAGGCGTCATCCAGCTCAACTTGTCGGAAACGGGTCTGCAGCATTTGAAAAAGGAATTGCGCGCAAGCTTCACGTTCGACCGAAATAACAGCCCCTATCCGTTGCAGGGACGCCCGACGGGAGAAAACAGGTTCTTCAAGGCTGAAGATTATTATCTCATCACCAATACATGCAACAGATGGACAGCGAAGATGCTGAAGAGTGGCGGCGTGCCGATGGACACCGTCTTCACCTTGCGCGCCGCAAGTGTAATTAGACAGGTAAACGCTGCCAAAAAGGAGTATCTGAAGTTACGGACATTTACCGAGGAAACAGGGGGGAGCTGGGTAATGGCTGATGGACTAGGAGGCCTACCGTGA